A region from the Candidatus Thiothrix putei genome encodes:
- a CDS encoding pteridine reductase, whose protein sequence is MATLQGKVALLTGAARRIGAVTARTLHTAGATVVIHYHHSSQDAENLQKTLNAQRANSCFLVQGDLRDVSSISTLMAQTLAQAGRLDILVNNASSFYPTPLASVTEQQFDDLIGTNLKAPLFMAQAAAPYLQTNHGCIINMVDIHGMRPLHGYAAYCTAKAGLLMLTQVLARELGPEVRVNGIAPGAILWPEMPANHAMHAEILAKTALKREGSPEDIANAILFLVRDAAYITGQVIPVDGGRLLNH, encoded by the coding sequence ATGGCGACATTACAAGGTAAAGTAGCACTACTCACCGGCGCAGCTCGCCGTATTGGCGCAGTTACTGCCCGTACACTCCACACAGCGGGCGCAACCGTTGTTATTCACTACCACCATTCCTCACAAGATGCTGAAAATTTACAAAAAACACTGAATGCCCAACGTGCCAATTCTTGCTTTCTGGTGCAAGGTGATTTACGCGATGTATCCAGTATCTCTACCTTGATGGCGCAAACCCTTGCGCAAGCAGGCAGGTTGGATATTCTGGTGAACAACGCTTCATCTTTTTACCCAACGCCCCTGGCTAGCGTGACTGAACAGCAGTTTGACGACCTGATTGGCACTAACCTGAAAGCGCCTTTGTTCATGGCGCAAGCCGCTGCCCCCTATTTACAAACCAATCACGGTTGCATTATCAATATGGTCGATATTCACGGAATGCGTCCACTCCACGGCTATGCGGCCTATTGTACCGCCAAAGCCGGTTTGTTGATGTTGACACAAGTATTAGCGCGGGAATTAGGGCCAGAAGTGCGGGTGAACGGGATTGCTCCCGGCGCAATCTTGTGGCCTGAAATGCCCGCTAATCATGCCATGCACGCCGAAATTCTGGCAAAGACAGCCCTCAAACGTGAAGGCAGCCCTGAAGATATTGCCAACGCAATCCTGTTTTTAGTGCGTGACGCCGCTTACATCACCGGGCAAGTGATCCCGGTGGATGGTGGGCGCTTGCTCAATCACTAA
- a CDS encoding SAM-dependent methyltransferase, translating into MRVTDTLPTPSAEALAHSEQLAQRIRAAIERDAGSIPFREFMQMALYEPGLGYYVAGLRKIGKDGDFITAPEISPLFSQCLANQCAQVLTELGGGDILELGAGSGIMAADMLAHLENIGCLPDHYLILDLSPELRDRQRQTLQQHVPHLLERVEWLDRLPATPLRGVIVGNEVLDAMPVELFTLVDGEKVIRHVTTQDKDFALVAVEGDYTSEFNPALPAWMRSMADTLAAGVLLLIDYGYEHADYYRPERTAGTLLCHYQHRVHANPLIYPGLQDITASVDFTAVANAGLDASLELAGYTTQAMFLANSGLETLFIQALEANPAKQYHLAQQVRTLSLPAEMGERFKAIAFSKGFTPTLDGFRLASRQHYL; encoded by the coding sequence ATGCGCGTTACCGACACATTACCCACACCTTCCGCCGAGGCATTAGCCCACAGCGAACAACTCGCCCAACGCATCCGTGCGGCGATTGAACGCGACGCTGGCAGCATCCCCTTCCGCGAATTCATGCAAATGGCGCTCTACGAACCCGGTTTGGGTTACTACGTCGCAGGTTTGCGCAAAATCGGTAAGGATGGCGATTTCATCACCGCACCGGAAATTTCTCCACTCTTCTCACAATGCCTTGCCAATCAATGTGCGCAAGTACTGACCGAACTCGGCGGTGGCGATATTCTGGAATTAGGCGCAGGCAGCGGCATCATGGCAGCCGATATGCTGGCACATTTGGAAAACATCGGCTGCTTGCCCGACCATTACCTGATTTTGGATCTCAGCCCCGAACTACGTGACCGCCAACGCCAAACCTTGCAACAACACGTGCCGCATTTGCTGGAGCGGGTAGAATGGTTAGACCGTTTGCCTGCAACGCCACTGCGCGGCGTGATCGTCGGCAATGAGGTGCTGGATGCGATGCCAGTGGAATTGTTTACACTGGTCGATGGCGAAAAAGTCATCCGTCACGTCACTACACAAGATAAAGATTTTGCATTAGTCGCCGTAGAGGGCGATTATACCTCAGAATTCAACCCCGCCCTACCCGCTTGGATGCGCAGCATGGCAGACACCCTCGCCGCTGGCGTCTTGCTGCTAATCGATTACGGTTACGAACACGCCGATTATTACCGCCCGGAACGCACCGCAGGCACCTTGCTGTGCCATTACCAACACCGTGTACACGCCAACCCACTGATTTACCCCGGCTTGCAAGACATCACCGCAAGCGTCGATTTCACCGCTGTCGCGAATGCGGGGCTTGATGCCAGTTTGGAATTGGCAGGCTACACCACTCAAGCGATGTTCCTCGCCAACAGCGGCTTGGAAACCTTATTCATACAAGCACTGGAAGCCAACCCCGCTAAGCAATACCACCTCGCCCAACAAGTACGCACCTTAAGCCTGCCTGCCGAAATGGGCGAACGTTTCAAAGCAATCGCATTCAGTAAAGGATTTACCCCAACGCTGGATGGCTTTAGACTTGCCAGCCGTCAACACTATTTATAA
- the rfaH gene encoding transcription/translation regulatory transformer protein RfaH, with translation MSVEMARNWFLLTSKPHKDEVAEFQLRNQGYEVYRPLAKRLRTQRGKVITKIESLFPRYMFIHLDDGVNDNWAPIRSTTGISSFVRFGTEAARVPDALVTALKEQEALFGERAIDLDRYHSGDKVIITEGPFRGLEAIFQKYDGEERVIVLLEILHKQTKLALNPGHLYAA, from the coding sequence ATGAGTGTTGAAATGGCTAGAAACTGGTTCTTGCTGACCAGTAAACCACATAAAGATGAAGTCGCAGAATTCCAACTGCGAAATCAAGGCTACGAAGTCTACCGCCCACTCGCCAAGCGTTTGCGCACACAACGCGGCAAAGTCATTACAAAAATCGAATCCTTATTCCCACGTTATATGTTTATTCATCTGGATGACGGCGTGAATGACAATTGGGCTCCCATTCGCTCCACCACCGGCATTAGTAGCTTTGTCCGTTTTGGTACAGAAGCAGCGCGAGTACCCGATGCACTCGTGACAGCCCTGAAAGAGCAAGAAGCCTTATTTGGCGAACGTGCCATTGACCTTGACCGCTATCACTCTGGCGACAAAGTGATTATCACGGAAGGCCCTTTCCGGGGTTTAGAAGCTATTTTTCAGAAATATGACGGTGAAGAGCGCGTCATTGTATTGCTGGAAATTCTCCACAAACAAACCAAATTAGCCCTAAATCCAGGGCATTTGTACGCCGCCTAA